One Methylosarcina fibrata AML-C10 DNA segment encodes these proteins:
- a CDS encoding HDOD domain-containing protein, translating into MENSVLQILSRIDIGSLPVVPQVLLDLIRATHCNEVNFKDLTRIIGQDASLSSKVLITANSPFYRQWGEITDLNRVVTVLGLNTVRTIAVTRTVQQFFSQIPPNHCNYLDMIWYRSLTCAHLASHIAKLTAYEFPDEAYLAGLIHRLGQIVLLKCFPKEYPDFLAKHFDGQHSAPEKTLFGVTHQEIGGHLIESWKIQAALSDAVLYQSHPLEAIAEGTPLVKIINLASQLCIMAAENEVQVFALADRWFGLNQPLTEEMLKEAKSVTEQLALSLEISIAHPEGSRIRSLTSQAQRNKVRKNTAEYIRKLALTSALKQDFDHALPHTHPVALIQRDMNVLFGFRNTAVFLFRQETESLVSTLGPGEQTAKNSSITINIKQSRSLLVKALSNRQILHAVEANNVNPADFADRQIGRWLGTDRLLAIPLWANGQAMGVIVTGLNQSEQATDDLKLDFISLFAKEAALALLHAEERSELDQQALLNTIRENYHLHARKLVHEANNPLSIINNYLHLLKQKLGGNHSTEINLIQEEIDRVGNLILRLPDVMETPAEEKRSVDVNTVILDLINLFRAGIFTLHGIQTVLKLDPAMPEIPSSRYKIKQILTNLIKNSAEAMPSGGTITISTKDHVKFRKKHYIEILVHDDGPGLPQTVKENLFAPLTSTKGKGHSGLGLTICKSLIDELGGTIQCDSSLNHGTTFRILLPKETW; encoded by the coding sequence ATGGAAAATTCCGTTTTACAAATTTTATCCAGGATAGATATCGGTTCGCTGCCGGTAGTGCCTCAGGTATTGTTGGATTTGATTCGCGCCACGCACTGTAACGAAGTCAATTTTAAAGATCTCACTAGAATTATCGGACAGGACGCCAGCCTTAGCTCAAAAGTATTAATTACGGCCAATTCTCCGTTTTATCGGCAATGGGGAGAAATTACCGATCTTAACCGCGTCGTCACCGTCCTCGGTCTCAACACGGTCAGAACCATCGCCGTGACCCGGACCGTCCAGCAATTCTTTTCCCAAATTCCGCCGAATCATTGTAATTATCTGGACATGATTTGGTATCGGTCCCTGACTTGCGCCCATCTTGCCAGCCATATTGCGAAACTGACCGCCTATGAGTTTCCCGACGAAGCCTATCTGGCCGGTTTGATTCACCGACTCGGCCAGATTGTTTTGTTGAAATGCTTCCCCAAGGAATACCCCGATTTTTTAGCCAAACATTTCGACGGCCAGCACAGCGCTCCGGAAAAGACATTGTTCGGCGTCACGCACCAGGAAATCGGAGGTCATCTGATTGAATCCTGGAAAATACAGGCGGCTCTCTCGGACGCGGTGCTCTATCAATCGCATCCTCTCGAAGCGATAGCGGAGGGCACACCTCTGGTAAAAATTATCAATCTGGCCAGTCAACTGTGCATTATGGCTGCCGAAAACGAAGTTCAAGTCTTTGCTTTGGCGGATCGATGGTTCGGCCTTAATCAGCCGCTCACGGAAGAAATGCTGAAAGAAGCAAAATCCGTCACTGAACAATTGGCGCTCAGCCTTGAAATCTCGATTGCCCATCCCGAAGGCTCCCGAATCCGGTCTCTGACTTCACAAGCTCAGCGGAATAAAGTCCGCAAGAATACGGCAGAGTATATAAGAAAACTGGCGCTGACCTCGGCCTTGAAGCAGGATTTCGACCATGCCCTCCCCCACACTCACCCGGTTGCCCTCATTCAGCGGGATATGAATGTGCTCTTCGGGTTCAGAAATACAGCCGTTTTCTTATTCCGGCAGGAGACCGAGAGCCTGGTGAGCACGTTGGGCCCGGGCGAGCAGACTGCGAAGAATTCTTCAATTACGATAAACATCAAGCAGAGTCGGAGTTTACTGGTAAAAGCCCTGTCGAACCGACAAATTCTGCACGCCGTCGAGGCAAATAATGTCAATCCCGCTGACTTTGCCGATCGTCAGATCGGCCGATGGCTCGGTACCGACCGCCTGTTGGCGATTCCATTATGGGCGAACGGGCAGGCGATGGGCGTGATCGTGACCGGCTTGAATCAATCCGAACAAGCGACAGACGATTTAAAGCTCGATTTTATTTCCTTATTTGCCAAAGAAGCGGCTCTCGCCTTGCTGCATGCGGAAGAGCGTTCCGAACTCGATCAGCAGGCGCTATTGAACACTATTCGGGAAAATTATCATTTGCATGCCCGAAAACTGGTCCATGAAGCCAACAATCCCCTCAGCATCATTAACAATTATCTGCATTTATTGAAACAGAAACTGGGCGGGAATCACTCCACCGAAATAAACCTCATCCAGGAAGAAATTGACCGGGTGGGCAACCTTATCCTTAGATTGCCCGACGTCATGGAAACGCCAGCAGAAGAAAAAAGATCGGTGGATGTCAATACCGTCATTCTTGACCTCATCAATCTATTTCGGGCCGGCATTTTTACCCTTCACGGCATCCAGACGGTTTTAAAGCTGGATCCCGCCATGCCGGAAATCCCCAGCAGCCGCTACAAGATCAAGCAGATACTTACCAATCTTATTAAAAACTCTGCAGAAGCAATGCCGTCTGGCGGTACAATTACTATTTCGACTAAAGATCACGTAAAATTCAGAAAAAAACATTACATCGAAATTCTGGTACACGATGACGGCCCCGGACTTCCTCAAACGGTCAAGGAGAACTTGTTCGCCCCTCTCACCAGCACCAAAGGTAAAGGCCATTCCGGACTGGGATTAACGATTTGTAAAAGTCTGATTGATGAACTTGGAGGAACTATACAGTGCGATTCTTCTTTAAATCACGGTACAACATTTCGGATTCTTCTTCCTAAGGAAACCTGGTAA
- a CDS encoding flavohemoglobin expression-modulating QEGLA motif protein: MPEKNVKPPSTYLTQVKALSDRIVKAQQPIRILDAIKWDESIKQAFFNKNCKMLPEVTPDYYKNRPLGFDPEEKKLEFYRIERDLVRTLGQLNPLSVIMRRICREYQDVVDMLQARGTATFSNISQELYGCSQDVFHVGDPPIAMLGSMMEDTLLQLLKLDFLNEEPKTIPAKEAVVLLNEKIQALFPGDGLRAMISDGILADAAAGTDYVKLRADAYFNMRDLRVLEVHEVWVHLGTTLNGLAQPYCSFLGKGPPSAAVTQEGLAVLMEILTLSSTPNRLMKLIDRVRAITLAEEGANFLEIFRFFLDKGLDREESYTLTSRVFRGSSPDGLPFTKDLTYIKGFVLTYNFIRLAVSKGKPDRIPLLFCGKTMLEDMKVLAELVEEGTVVPPRFLPPQFKDLMGLSAWMSFSRFMSSMNFKQLEQDYANVL, encoded by the coding sequence ATGCCCGAAAAAAACGTTAAGCCTCCTTCAACCTACCTGACTCAGGTCAAAGCGCTTTCCGACCGGATCGTCAAGGCACAGCAACCCATCCGCATTCTCGATGCCATCAAATGGGACGAGAGCATTAAACAAGCCTTTTTCAACAAAAATTGCAAAATGCTCCCCGAAGTCACGCCGGATTATTATAAAAATCGCCCGTTGGGATTCGATCCTGAAGAAAAAAAACTCGAATTCTACCGGATTGAACGCGACCTCGTGCGCACTCTCGGCCAACTGAATCCGCTCAGCGTCATCATGCGCAGGATATGCAGGGAATACCAGGACGTCGTGGACATGCTGCAAGCTCGAGGCACGGCCACTTTTTCCAATATTTCGCAAGAACTCTACGGCTGTTCCCAGGACGTCTTCCACGTCGGCGACCCCCCGATCGCCATGCTGGGCAGCATGATGGAAGACACGCTTTTGCAACTCCTGAAACTGGACTTCCTCAACGAAGAGCCCAAAACCATTCCGGCCAAGGAAGCGGTCGTTCTGCTCAATGAAAAAATTCAGGCTCTTTTCCCCGGCGACGGCCTCCGGGCGATGATCAGCGACGGCATTCTGGCCGATGCGGCGGCCGGCACCGATTACGTAAAACTGCGGGCGGACGCTTACTTTAACATGCGCGATCTGCGCGTGCTTGAAGTTCATGAAGTCTGGGTGCATCTGGGCACGACCCTCAACGGTCTGGCGCAGCCTTATTGTTCTTTTCTGGGTAAAGGCCCGCCTTCCGCCGCAGTCACTCAGGAAGGTCTGGCCGTACTGATGGAAATATTGACCCTAAGCTCCACGCCCAATCGTCTGATGAAATTGATCGATCGGGTCAGAGCCATCACGCTCGCCGAAGAAGGCGCCAATTTTCTGGAAATTTTCCGGTTTTTTCTGGATAAAGGACTGGATCGGGAGGAAAGTTACACGCTCACCAGCCGGGTGTTCAGAGGCAGCAGTCCCGACGGCCTGCCGTTTACCAAAGACTTGACTTACATCAAGGGATTTGTGCTGACTTACAATTTCATACGCCTTGCTGTCAGCAAGGGTAAACCCGATCGCATTCCCTTGCTGTTCTGCGGCAAAACCATGCTGGAAGACATGAAGGTGCTGGCGGAGCTGGTTGAAGAAGGCACCGTCGTACCGCCGCGTTTTTTACCGCCTCAATTCAAGGACTTGATGGGGCTTTCGGCCTGGATGAGTTTTAGCCGCTTCATGTCGTCGATGAATTTCAAGCAATTGGAACAGGACTATGCGAATGTTCTGTGA
- a CDS encoding MBL fold metallo-hydrolase RNA specificity domain-containing protein, whose amino-acid sequence MTGLFPLLLPGVLRGREKQNNERVQHNLDNAMTHLTFLGATGQVTGSCYLLDTGAFRLLLDCGQFQGSKETEKQNFADFGFNPADIDAVILSHAHLDHCGRLPKLVKEGFKGPVYLTQASFALVELMLRDAANLQLRDTEWENKRRERAGKKLLEPLFTLDDVEKLMVLRSPLAYDEETEILPGIGLSFHEAGHILGSAIVRLRINKDGRTRTLVFSGDLGNPESPLLRDPAVLTEADVLLLESTYGDRDHKPLSNTLDELRDTLREADRSGGNVIIPAFAVGRTQDLIYWLGKIKRQGGLPQQQIYLDSPMAISASKIYAEHVHLFNIDDPEFTRIASTGWEAWLPGLIFSETPEESMAINRIAGGVIIIAGSGMCTGGRIRHHLKYNLWRRNAHIIFSGYQAEGTLGRIIVDGKRTYVKILGAEINMAAQVHTLGALSAHADQSQLLKWANHFKSSRPRVYLIHGEKSAALSLQTCFRRMGWNVDVPKEGDRITL is encoded by the coding sequence GTGACCGGACTCTTTCCGCTGCTATTGCCCGGAGTCCTCCGCGGCAGGGAAAAACAGAACAATGAGCGCGTCCAACACAACCTCGACAATGCCATGACTCATCTTACTTTTTTAGGCGCCACCGGACAAGTGACCGGTTCCTGTTATCTTCTGGATACGGGAGCTTTTCGCCTCCTGCTGGACTGCGGGCAATTTCAGGGCTCGAAAGAAACCGAAAAACAAAATTTTGCCGATTTCGGCTTCAACCCGGCCGATATCGACGCCGTCATCCTGTCCCACGCTCATCTCGATCATTGCGGGCGCCTTCCCAAGCTGGTCAAGGAGGGCTTTAAGGGGCCGGTCTATTTGACGCAGGCCAGTTTCGCGCTGGTGGAATTGATGCTCAGGGATGCGGCCAACCTGCAATTGCGGGATACCGAATGGGAAAACAAACGCAGGGAAAGAGCCGGTAAAAAATTGCTTGAGCCTCTTTTTACGCTCGACGACGTGGAAAAACTGATGGTTCTGCGATCGCCTCTGGCCTACGACGAGGAAACCGAAATACTGCCGGGAATCGGTTTGTCCTTTCACGAAGCCGGACACATCCTGGGTTCGGCGATTGTTCGGTTGCGCATCAACAAAGACGGCCGGACCAGGACCTTGGTATTTTCCGGCGATTTGGGCAATCCCGAATCTCCTTTGCTGCGCGATCCGGCGGTATTGACCGAGGCCGACGTGCTATTGCTGGAGTCTACGTACGGCGACAGGGATCATAAACCTCTGAGCAATACTCTGGACGAGTTGCGCGATACGCTCCGGGAAGCCGACCGCAGCGGAGGAAACGTCATTATCCCGGCGTTCGCCGTGGGGCGGACGCAGGATCTCATTTACTGGCTGGGCAAAATCAAGCGCCAGGGCGGGCTGCCGCAGCAGCAAATCTACCTGGACAGCCCGATGGCGATCAGCGCCAGTAAAATCTATGCCGAGCACGTGCATCTGTTCAACATCGACGATCCGGAATTTACCCGAATCGCCTCGACCGGCTGGGAGGCGTGGCTGCCGGGTTTGATTTTTTCCGAAACTCCCGAAGAGTCCATGGCAATCAACCGCATCGCCGGCGGAGTCATTATCATTGCCGGCAGCGGCATGTGTACCGGAGGGCGTATTCGCCACCATCTCAAATACAATTTATGGCGGCGCAATGCCCATATCATTTTTTCGGGATATCAGGCCGAAGGCACCCTGGGCAGAATCATCGTCGACGGCAAACGGACGTATGTCAAAATTCTGGGCGCCGAGATCAATATGGCGGCCCAGGTTCATACGCTGGGGGCCTTAAGCGCTCATGCCGATCAGAGCCAATTGTTGAAGTGGGCGAACCACTTCAAGTCGTCAAGGCCCCGAGTCTATCTGATTCATGGAGAAAAGTCGGCCGCTCTGTCGTTACAGACCTGCTTTCGCCGAATGGGCTGGAATGTCGACGTTCCGAAAGAAGGCGATCGGATAACACTCTAA
- a CDS encoding L,D-transpeptidase family protein: MNLKIRHGIYFSTLMSLILTSLVVTPAGAEEMTEQKTGVAKEIFAIISAKQHPDLLQPSFANRFDDLDALYKMENYRLLWLGRDDSKKNLAEALNLLANASLHGLNPADYDAELLQRTLPATLALPPENLKKLALYDTALSLSLLRFLHDLHYGRVNPQGIHFNLKPREKKLADLPVLIKAALAQGTLAKLPDTVEPKLLQYQKLKQSLALYRQLDAQYVPFQLLIAKSLRPGDRHPQMQSLKNFLVSVGDLFDNKDQPDPKNADIYANPIRDGVMKFQKRHGLNPDGVIGKSTAAAINIPFKQRITQIELAMERLRWLPEINAGTYIIVNIPAFQLWAFDDIGKPHPGILNMKVVVGKALKNQTPVLMAEMRFIDFMPYWNVPYSIVKDEILPKLSANPQYLEKENMEMVTGFTSDARAVAFTPDAIALLKQGVLKIRQRPGRKNALGRVKFMFPNKEDVYLHDTPANALFSKSRRDFSHGCVRVENPEALAGFALKDQAGWSQENVHMTMKTAKTQRVILKHPIPVLFFYTTSFIDENDSLTFYPDIYGHDEILLEVLKKPQDLSDQSLFISKNTVPPQIIK, encoded by the coding sequence ATGAATCTAAAAATCCGGCACGGCATTTATTTTTCCACGCTGATGTCGCTCATTTTAACCAGTCTGGTGGTGACTCCGGCGGGAGCCGAAGAAATGACCGAACAGAAAACCGGAGTAGCCAAAGAGATTTTCGCGATCATTTCGGCAAAACAGCATCCCGATCTTTTGCAGCCCTCTTTCGCCAATCGTTTCGATGACCTCGATGCCTTATATAAAATGGAAAACTACCGGCTGCTCTGGCTGGGGCGCGACGATTCCAAAAAGAATCTTGCCGAAGCGCTCAATCTGCTGGCAAACGCTTCGCTGCACGGCTTGAATCCGGCCGATTACGATGCCGAATTATTGCAGAGGACTCTGCCCGCAACGCTTGCATTGCCGCCCGAAAACTTGAAAAAATTGGCATTGTACGATACGGCGTTGAGCCTGTCGTTATTGCGCTTTCTGCACGATCTGCATTATGGCCGGGTCAATCCGCAGGGAATCCACTTCAATTTGAAACCGAGGGAAAAAAAACTGGCCGATCTGCCAGTATTGATTAAAGCCGCGCTGGCCCAGGGTACGCTTGCCAAGTTACCGGATACAGTGGAACCCAAACTTTTGCAGTACCAGAAGCTGAAGCAGTCGCTGGCGTTGTACAGACAATTGGATGCTCAATATGTTCCCTTCCAGTTATTGATTGCCAAATCGCTTCGTCCCGGCGACCGGCATCCTCAAATGCAGAGTCTGAAGAACTTTCTGGTCTCCGTCGGCGATCTGTTCGACAACAAGGATCAACCCGATCCCAAAAACGCCGATATATACGCCAACCCGATTCGCGACGGCGTGATGAAATTCCAGAAACGCCATGGCCTGAACCCCGACGGCGTCATCGGCAAAAGCACCGCCGCCGCCATCAACATTCCTTTCAAACAGAGGATCACTCAAATCGAATTGGCGATGGAACGGCTGCGCTGGCTGCCGGAAATAAACGCCGGAACTTACATTATCGTCAATATTCCGGCTTTCCAGTTGTGGGCTTTTGACGACATCGGCAAGCCCCATCCCGGCATTCTCAATATGAAAGTGGTCGTCGGCAAGGCTTTGAAAAATCAAACTCCGGTGTTGATGGCGGAGATGCGTTTCATCGATTTCATGCCCTACTGGAACGTGCCCTACAGCATTGTCAAGGATGAAATCCTGCCCAAGTTGAGTGCCAATCCCCAGTATCTTGAAAAGGAGAACATGGAAATGGTCACAGGCTTCACGAGCGATGCCAGGGCCGTCGCGTTTACTCCCGATGCCATCGCTCTTTTGAAGCAGGGAGTGCTCAAGATCCGCCAGCGTCCGGGGCGCAAGAATGCCTTGGGCCGGGTAAAGTTCATGTTTCCGAACAAGGAAGACGTCTATTTGCACGATACGCCCGCCAATGCCTTGTTCAGCAAATCCCGGCGGGATTTCAGCCATGGCTGCGTACGGGTCGAAAATCCGGAAGCCTTGGCCGGTTTTGCCTTAAAAGACCAGGCGGGATGGAGCCAGGAAAACGTACATATGACAATGAAAACCGCCAAAACTCAAAGAGTCATTTTGAAACACCCCATCCCGGTGCTGTTCTTTTATACAACGTCCTTTATTGACGAGAACGACAGTCTGACATTTTATCCGGATATTTACGGACACGATGAAATCCTGCTCGAAGTTCTTAAAAAACCTCAGGATCTGTCCGACCAATCGCTGTTTATCAGTAAAAACACGGTGCCGCCTCAAATCATCAAATAA
- a CDS encoding SLC13 family permease: MNVPLTVMIAVFVLIAVRKIGRVTVRIWHSMTAGALIVLLTGDISVHDALKAIDLDVMVFLAGMFIVGQTLVASGYLYFISYRLFSRIQSVSQLILAVLFGSAFGSALLMNDTLAIIGTPLVLRLAREHKINNSLLLLTLAYAITIGSVMTPIGNPQNLLIVRHAGFASPFSAFFTSLALPSLFNLGLTYLILRRVYRKQFTKETPLCHGPVELIDKKLAKAARLSLILLIGSITANLVLPELGSSIRMELSHIAVLSALPPLLYNSNRIQLLKSLDWPTLVFFASMFVLTASVWQTGVLQDWVADLHVDVSSLPAVLLLSAALSQLISNVPLVALYLPLLPHAHAEISMALAAGSTIAGNFLILGAASNVIIVQHAEKHKASLGFFEFARLGIPLGLLNLLIYGIWFRYGIR; this comes from the coding sequence ATGAATGTACCCTTGACAGTAATGATAGCCGTATTTGTGTTAATTGCGGTAAGAAAAATCGGCCGCGTTACGGTCCGGATCTGGCACTCGATGACGGCCGGAGCGCTCATCGTCCTGCTGACCGGAGACATCAGCGTTCACGACGCCCTTAAAGCCATCGATCTAGACGTCATGGTGTTTCTGGCAGGAATGTTCATCGTCGGCCAGACCCTGGTAGCGAGCGGATATCTCTATTTTATCTCCTACCGTTTGTTTAGCCGGATTCAATCCGTATCCCAGTTGATTCTTGCCGTCTTGTTCGGTTCGGCCTTTGGCTCGGCTCTATTGATGAACGACACTCTCGCCATTATCGGCACTCCGTTGGTATTGAGACTGGCCCGAGAGCACAAAATCAACAATTCTCTTTTATTGCTGACGCTCGCTTATGCGATTACCATCGGCAGCGTCATGACGCCCATCGGCAACCCGCAAAATCTGCTGATTGTCCGGCACGCAGGGTTTGCGTCTCCGTTTTCGGCCTTTTTCACTTCACTCGCCCTACCGTCCTTATTCAACCTCGGTCTTACCTATCTCATTTTACGCAGGGTCTACCGGAAGCAATTCACCAAAGAAACGCCTCTTTGTCATGGTCCGGTCGAATTGATCGATAAAAAATTGGCCAAAGCGGCCCGTCTTTCGTTAATTCTTCTGATCGGGTCGATTACCGCGAACCTTGTCTTGCCGGAGCTGGGCAGTTCGATCCGGATGGAACTGAGCCATATTGCTGTTCTCTCGGCGTTGCCTCCGTTATTATACAATTCCAATCGGATACAATTGTTAAAGAGCCTGGACTGGCCGACCCTGGTATTTTTTGCTTCGATGTTCGTGCTCACGGCCAGCGTCTGGCAGACAGGGGTATTGCAAGATTGGGTCGCCGACCTGCACGTCGACGTGTCGTCGCTTCCCGCCGTCTTGCTGCTCAGCGCGGCACTCAGCCAATTGATTTCCAACGTGCCGCTGGTCGCATTGTATTTGCCCTTGCTTCCGCACGCGCACGCCGAAATCTCCATGGCGCTGGCCGCTGGCAGCACGATCGCCGGCAATTTTCTGATTCTGGGCGCAGCGAGCAATGTAATCATTGTTCAGCACGCCGAAAAACATAAGGCTAGCCTCGGCTTTTTCGAATTCGCCCGTCTCGGAATTCCGCTGGGCTTGCTTAATTTGTTGATTTACGGAATCTGGTTCCGTTATGGGATCCGTTGA
- a CDS encoding DCC1-like thiol-disulfide oxidoreductase family protein produces MIQSLSAYLVNNLNKKVPVTGIGLFRIFYGLVTLQEIVFLFYFNHLIFDPIPYIDVEFPSIPFFLGLWGLVAVMVVVGYRYQFAAFSNYLFWIIFVNFTPMQRDFDGGFDMFMTGAGFFLLFMPADRAFSIDKLRYRLSTPFIHYNSYSQPAVSVLAYTVPVAICLGFLYFDSAIHKLFAEHWRNGLGPWLPSTQPYYVSAIDMSPWLNIEWLQKTVGYTILVFQFTFLFFFNHRKLRLIYLFIGMGLHLGITLSLNIYPFGLGMLSFYTLLIPFKCWRAAGRALTARKPALTVFYDRLCPLCNRTVLILNHFDVFHCIDFKSAQDHAAEYPALAALGQDELLTDLYALDDKNRMYSGLDTYIQVFFKMRYLFLLGAIMKLPGIYPLAGKRYRLIADSRQRVVCTSDCLVSEKLEDNTLYHRLFEQAAGEKPKAFSRKLAKILVGVLILQLNSSIHYGIVYRLKVDTYQNPLAAAVTKGSNALISVSQLFLGIAPHALYLHDHFAGYDRIVAITYIDSAGKEQWLPFVNEQGRLLAPNWGRVHSMWANIAVTPTINDTRLKKFIMKVTAFWGHKIGLNLDNTLFYIKLKKIDAPTHWVYDQLHRNFSSEWTNVGSAKWNDGVISVQLPGNINSL; encoded by the coding sequence ATGATTCAATCCCTTAGCGCCTATCTAGTCAATAATCTTAATAAGAAAGTCCCGGTTACCGGTATCGGCTTATTCCGTATTTTTTACGGACTGGTCACTCTGCAGGAAATTGTATTTCTATTTTATTTTAATCATTTAATCTTCGATCCCATCCCTTACATCGATGTGGAGTTTCCTTCAATACCCTTTTTTTTAGGGCTGTGGGGGCTGGTTGCGGTCATGGTCGTTGTCGGCTACCGTTATCAATTCGCCGCCTTCAGTAATTATCTGTTTTGGATCATCTTTGTAAATTTCACGCCCATGCAGCGGGATTTCGACGGCGGTTTTGACATGTTCATGACCGGCGCCGGATTTTTTCTGCTGTTCATGCCCGCTGACCGGGCTTTCTCGATCGATAAACTTCGGTATCGGCTGAGCACTCCTTTCATTCATTACAACAGTTACAGTCAGCCTGCGGTCTCGGTCCTGGCCTATACCGTACCTGTTGCAATCTGCCTCGGTTTTCTTTATTTCGACTCGGCCATCCACAAACTCTTTGCCGAGCACTGGCGTAACGGACTGGGGCCCTGGCTGCCTTCCACGCAGCCTTACTATGTATCGGCTATCGATATGTCGCCGTGGCTGAACATCGAGTGGCTGCAAAAAACGGTAGGTTACACTATCCTTGTCTTCCAGTTTACTTTCCTGTTTTTCTTCAACCACCGCAAACTGCGCTTAATTTATTTATTCATCGGCATGGGCCTGCATCTGGGCATTACCCTGTCCTTGAATATTTATCCGTTCGGGCTCGGAATGCTGTCGTTTTATACTCTGCTGATCCCGTTCAAATGCTGGCGCGCCGCAGGAAGAGCGCTCACCGCCAGGAAACCCGCGCTGACCGTGTTCTATGACCGTTTGTGCCCTTTGTGTAACCGGACCGTTCTGATCCTCAATCATTTCGACGTCTTTCACTGCATAGACTTTAAATCCGCGCAGGATCATGCGGCAGAGTATCCGGCCTTGGCGGCCCTCGGCCAGGACGAACTGTTGACCGATCTGTATGCGCTGGACGATAAGAATCGGATGTATAGCGGACTGGACACTTACATTCAGGTTTTCTTCAAAATGCGCTATTTGTTCTTGCTGGGCGCGATTATGAAATTACCGGGCATCTACCCATTGGCCGGAAAACGCTACCGGTTGATCGCAGATTCCCGGCAACGAGTGGTTTGCACCTCCGATTGCCTGGTTTCCGAAAAACTGGAAGACAATACTCTTTATCACCGGCTTTTCGAGCAAGCGGCCGGAGAAAAACCGAAAGCCTTCTCCCGGAAGCTGGCCAAGATTCTGGTTGGCGTTCTGATACTACAGCTCAACAGCTCCATCCATTACGGAATTGTTTACCGGCTCAAGGTCGACACCTATCAGAATCCTCTGGCGGCTGCGGTGACCAAAGGCAGCAATGCGCTGATCTCGGTTTCGCAATTGTTTTTGGGCATTGCGCCGCACGCGCTGTACCTGCACGATCATTTTGCCGGGTATGACCGGATTGTGGCGATTACTTATATCGACTCGGCCGGAAAGGAGCAGTGGCTTCCGTTCGTAAACGAGCAGGGCCGGCTGCTGGCCCCGAATTGGGGGAGAGTGCATTCGATGTGGGCCAATATTGCAGTGACGCCTACGATAAATGATACGCGGCTCAAGAAATTCATTATGAAAGTCACCGCTTTCTGGGGGCATAAAATCGGATTGAATCTTGATAATACATTGTTTTATATCAAATTAAAAAAAATTGATGCGCCAACTCACTGGGTTTACGATCAATTGCACAGAAATTTTTCTTCCGAATGGACGAATGTCGGCAGCGCCAAATGGAACGACGGGGTGATTTCGGTTCAATTGCCCGGCAATATCAATTCCCTGTAA
- a CDS encoding YcbK family protein, protein MNMNKHKLLSFSDEKGEIVLSKRKFLKNIVYGSLLAIGGSTVAEARIGHFPSHKTLSFEHIHTGDRLRLTYFEQGRYLRDALAEINYLLRDFRTGSVHPIDTDLLDQLYDLKLLLGIRRPFHIVSGYRSPSTNAKLRRASRGVSKHSLHMQGRAIDIRVERMDVRLIRNAAIHMARGGVGYYPGSDFVHLDTGRFRTW, encoded by the coding sequence ATGAATATGAATAAACATAAATTATTGAGTTTCTCCGACGAGAAGGGGGAGATCGTCCTCTCCAAGAGAAAATTCTTGAAAAATATTGTCTACGGTTCCTTGCTGGCTATCGGCGGTTCTACGGTCGCCGAGGCAAGAATAGGGCATTTCCCGTCGCATAAGACACTTTCTTTCGAACATATCCATACCGGCGACCGGTTAAGGCTCACTTATTTTGAACAGGGCCGGTATTTGAGAGACGCTCTGGCGGAGATCAATTATCTGCTCCGTGATTTTCGGACCGGCTCGGTTCATCCGATCGATACGGACCTGCTGGATCAATTATACGATCTGAAATTGCTGCTGGGGATCCGGCGGCCTTTTCACATCGTTTCGGGCTATCGCTCTCCCTCCACCAATGCCAAGCTGCGCAGAGCCAGTCGCGGCGTTTCCAAGCATAGTTTACACATGCAGGGCAGGGCCATCGATATTCGCGTGGAAAGGATGGACGTTCGCTTGATCAGAAACGCTGCGATTCACATGGCGCGCGGCGGCGTCGGTTATTATCCCGGTTCCGATTTCGTTCATCTGGATACGGGCCGATTCAGGACTTGGTGA